A DNA window from Argopecten irradians isolate NY chromosome 10, Ai_NY, whole genome shotgun sequence contains the following coding sequences:
- the LOC138332874 gene encoding caspase-7-like yields MSTKEEEDEEKQGATAALSSQSTTDGLISSCFPTFIGKKKCSSAIDDDGEVYSKANTSSEEKTVYAEKGTETNKQQERVSQPPGSDIQKGGGKVTVTTEGSQSQQGGGQATVTAQLTAKQDGDQNVIDEEEEEEFFYKINQTCPGVAILIGHSQFDTGEAERKGANMDLRTSYEVFHRLGFHVEFFYNEEVMVLQHKLKELASSDKMYKADSLVCVISTHGSEQEVSKGDRDPQLPSNVKVFEHFLSMKNGIMKTKELLEIFDDSHCKALRKKPRIFFIQACRSRTGKALLEQMDPGVQVDIVGPVLRPLPSKTSDFMAGARSGLDSQGQLGSQTQGEQGSQSHIDAGGFMAPVIERDGKLYYEHTPPFPLFEDIVEVAPPVCPNNFLVMFATPSEMVAWSENNEGGWLLSALYQEFIHRIRQGSRIKLLSTLTDVSRRVAHNYASNMVGTDYHEMKSVPCLEHKLTRDLYFTPKN; encoded by the exons ATGTCAACAAAAGAGGAAGAGGATGAAGAAAAACAGG GAGCTACAGCAGCCCTGTCTTCACAATCTACAACAGATGGATTGATAAG ttCTTGTTTCCCAACTTTTATTGGAAAGAAAAAGTGTTCATCCGCTATTGATGATGACGGTGAAGTTTACTCAAAAGCAAATACAAGCAGTGAAGAAAAAACCGTATATGCTGAAAAAggaacagaaacaaacaaacagcaaGAGAGAGTGAGTCAACCTCCTGGATCAGATATTCAGAAGGGAGGGGGTAAggttactgtaacaacagaagGTAGCCAAAGCCAACAAGGAGGAGGTCAAGCTACTGTAACTGCACAACTTACAGCTAAACAGGATGGTGATCAAAATGTTATtgatgaggaggaggaagaggaattcttctataaaataaatcaaacttgTCCAGGTGTGGCAATCCTAATTGGACACAGTCAATTTGACACAGGTGAAGCGGAACGAAAAGGTGCTAACATGGACCTTAGGACTTCATATGAAGTGTTTCATAGGCTGGGATTTCATGTTGAATTCTTTTATAATGAGGAGGTCATGGTACTTCAGCACAAATTAAAAGAAT TGGCGAGTTCTGATAAGATGTACAAAGCTGATAGTTTGGTTTGTGTGATCAGCACCCACGGAAGTGAGCAGGAAGTCAGTAAAGGAGATCGCGACCCACAGTTACCATCAAATGTCAAAGTTTTTGAACATTTTCTATCCATGAAAAATGGAATAATGAAAACCAAGGAATTGTTGGAGATTTTCGATGATTCCCATTGTAAAGCTCTGAGAAAGAAACCTAGAATTTTCTTcatacag GCATGTAGATCCCGTACAGGTAAAGCCTTACTTGAGCAGATGGATCCTGGGGTACAAGTAGACATTGTGGGTCCAGTGCTGCGTCCACTTCCAAGTAAAACCTCAGATTTCATGGCTGGGGCAAGGTCAGGACTGGATAGTCAAGGTCAACTGGGGTCACAAACTCAAGGTGAACAGGGGTCACAGTCCCATATTGATGCTGGAGGGTTCATGGCACCTGTAATTGAGCGAGACGGGAAGCTGTATTATGAACATACACCACCTTTCCCATTGTTTGAGGACATTGTAGAGGTTGCTCCACCGGTCTGTCCAAACAATTTCCTAGTTATGTTTGCTACTCCTTCAG AAATGGTTGCATGGTCAGAAAACAATGAAGGCGGATGGCTGCTGTCAGCGTTGTATCAGGAATTTATACATAGGATAAGGCAAGGGTCCCGGATCAAGTTATTGTCGACACTAACTGATGTCAGCCGACGAGTAGCTCACAATTACGCCTCCAATATGGTTGGTACAGATTACCATGAAATGAAGAGTGTACCTTGTCTGGAGCACAAACTTACCCGAGATCTCTACTTTACACCAAAGAATTAA